A portion of the Glycine max cultivar Williams 82 chromosome 10, Glycine_max_v4.0, whole genome shotgun sequence genome contains these proteins:
- the LOC100798645 gene encoding protein NETWORKED 4B: MMIFRSLFGEFEVIFCYFTQCFFIYSRLLVLVISKTQRIAEMMNNQPSQWWWLENHSNTRRSPWLQSTLTELNEKTKAMLKLIEEDADSFAQRAEMYYKKRPQLVSMVEDFYRTHRSLAERYDQVTGIRQQKTGGGGSPFSPLKHHQSEKLMSYADDSYDSYSESFDVEESVESEVDDPEQEEEEVTKFDNCTEEEEVQFVVANDEGMRQRKEIERLGEENKDHKDQIKEKCNIHEVVMVLREEIEGLRKETRVQKDELSQKSIICSEVMMLREEKERLREENREQKDELNQKSICGEVMILREEIEGLGKENRVQKDELHQKDIICGEVMMLREEIEVLREENRVKNDELNQKGTVCGEIMMFREEIEGLRKENSVQNDELNQKGTICGEVMMLKEEIERLRKENKVQKDELNQICGEVMILREEIERLRKDERVQNDELKKKGTICGQVLMLREEIERVSEENMVQKDHLKQKDQEKIEVIRHLSLAIDVLKQENVKMRSFIAKEFTNKWKNPFEFKKLMGSLSVKLFNGRNQPSIVAL; this comes from the exons ATGATGATTTTTCGATCTTTGTTTGGGGAATTCGAGgttatcttttgttattttactCAATGTTTTTTCATATATAGTAGGCTCTTGGTGTTGGTGATATCAAAGACCCAGAGGATTGCTGAAATGATGAACAATCAACCATCGCAGTGGTGGTGGCTTGAGAACCACAGCAACACTAGACGATCCCCTTGGCTTCAATCCACTCTCACTG AGCTAAATGAGAAGACCAAGGCAATGTTAAAGCTAATTGAAGAAGATGCAGATTCCTTTGCCCAACGTGCAGAGATGTATTACAAGAAGAGACCACAGCTTGTGAGCATGGTTGAAGATTTCTATAGGACACATCGTTCATTAGCCGAGCGGTATGATCAAGTCACCGGAATTCGCCAGCAGAAGACAGGAGGAGGGGGATCACCTTTTTCTCCACTCAAGCATCATCAATCAGAGAAGTTGATGAGTTATGCAGATGACAGTTATGATAGCTATTCTGAGAGTTTTGATGTAGAGGAGTCTGTGGAATCTGAAGTTGATGATCCTGagcaagaagaggaagaggttaCCAAATTTGATAACTGTACAGAAGAGGAGGAAGTTCAGTTTGTAGTTGCTAATGATGAAGGGATGAGGCAGAGGAAAGAAATTGAGAGACTTGGTGAAGAGAACAAGGATCACAAAGATCAAATTAAGGAGAAATGTAACATTCATGAAGTTGTTatggtgttgagggaagaaatAGAAGGACTCAGAAAAGAGACTAGAGTGCAGAAAGATGAACTCAGCCAGAAAAGCATCATTTGCAGTGAAGTAATGATGTTGAGGGAAGAAAAAGAACGACTCAGAGAAGAGAATAGAGAGCAGAAGGATGAACTCAACCAGAAAAGTATTTGTGGTGAAGTAATGATTTTGAGGGAAGAAATTGAAGGACTCGGAAAAGAGAATAGAGTGCAGAAGGATGAACTCCACCAGAAAGATATCATTTGTGGTGAAGTAATGATGTTGAGGGAAGAAATTGAAGTACTTAGAGAAGAGAATAGAGTGAAGAATGATGAACTCAACCAGAAAGGTACCGTTTGTGGTGAAATAATGATGTTCAGGGAAGAAATTGAAGGACTCAGAAAAGAGAATAGCGTGCAGAATGATGAACTCAACCAGAAAGGTACCATTTGTGGTGAAGTAATGATGTTGAAGGAAGAAATAGAACGTCTCAGAAAAGAGAATAAAGTGCAGAAGGATGAACTCAACCAGATTTGCGGTGAAGTAATGATATTGAGGGAAGAAATAGAAAGACTCAGAAAAGATGAAAGAGTGCAGAATGATGAACTCAAGAAAAAAGGTACCATTTGTGGTCAAGTATTGATGTTAAGGGAAGAGATAGAAAGAGTCAGCGAAGAGAATATGGTACAGAAGGACCATCTCAAGCAAAAAGACCAAGAGAAAATAGAGGTGATTAGACACCTGAGTTTAGCTATAGATGTGCTGAAGCAGGAGAATGTAAAGATGAGAAGCTTCATTGCTAAAGAATTCACCAACAAATGGAAGAATCCATTTGAGTTTAAAAAACTCATGGGATCTTTATCGGTGAAGTTGTTTAATGGAAGGAATCAACCTAGTATTGTAGCTCTCTAG
- the LOC100527115 gene encoding Classical arabinogalactan protein 26-like precursor, whose product MASFWPFLAMFMALMACNCSSLASASRQSMHVSTISAAPTTLPGAPLYYSPTMSPDIEPLFPTPGGSAFSPSESSIPTIPSSPSPPNPDVTNSPGSVLAFPPSESMPAMAPSSKGASLPVYSVLHLAILVIICIMQLHGM is encoded by the coding sequence ATGGCTTCCTTTTGGCCATTCTTGGCAATGTTCATGGCCTTAATGGCATGCAATTGTTCATCATTGGCCTCTGCTTCTCGACAAAGCATGCATGTTTCAACCATCTCAGCAGCACCAACAACATTGCCAGGTGCCCCTCTATACTACTCTCCTACCATGTCACCAGATATTGAGCCTTTGTTTCCAACTCCTGGAGGTTCTGCTTTCTCTCCATCAGAGTCTTCAATTCCCACAATTCCTTCTAGTCCTAGCCCTCCCAACCCTGATGTCACCAATAGTCCAGGGTCAGTTTTGGCTTTTCCACCTTCAGAGTCTATGCCAGCTATGGCCCCATCTTCCAAGGGTGCATCTCTGCCAGTTTATTCAGTTTTACATCTTGCCATTCTGGTAATAATTTGCATAATGCAGCTTCATGGCATGTGA
- the LOC100799166 gene encoding protease Do-like 2, chloroplastic isoform X2: MVEPSALQDSAFLNAVVKVYCTHTAPDYSLPWQKQRQYTSTGSAFMIGDRKLLTNAHCVEHDTQVKVKKRGDDSKYVAKVLARGVDCDIALLSVESEEFWRDVEPLRLGRLPHLQDSVTVVGYPLGGDTISVTKGVVSRIEVTSYAHGSSDLLGIQIDAAINPGNSGGPAFNDQGECIGVAFQVLRSDEAENIGYVIPTTVVSHFLTDYERNGRYTGFPCLGVLIQKLENPALRAWLKVQSNEGVLVRRVEPTSDANNVLKEGDVIVSFDDVRVGSEGTVPFRSNERIAFHFLISQKFAGDTAELGIIRAGSLIKTKVVLNSRVHLVPYHIDEGQPSYLIIAGLVFTPLSEPLIEEECEDSIGLKLLARARYSLAKFKGEQIVILSQVLANEVNIGYEDMGNQQVVKFNGTRIKNIHHLAHLIDSCKDRYLRFEFEDSYVAVLEKESVTAASPSVLSDYGIPSERSSDLLKPYVDALEVEGDQPADEEFGDSPVSNYEFGPDGLLWA; this comes from the exons ATG GTTGAACCGAGTGCTTTACAAGATTCGGCTTTCCTTAATGCTGTTGTGAAG GTATACTGCACCCATACTGCCCCAGATTATTCACTTCCTTGGCAAAAACAGAGACAATACACAAGTACTGGAAG TGCATTTATGATTGGAGATAGGAAACTATTAACGAATGCACACTGCGTGGAACATGATACACAG GTCAAAGTCAAGAAAAGAGGGGATGACTCAAAATATGTGGCTAAG GTTTTGGCCAGAGGTGTTGACTGCGATATAGCCTTGCTTTCAGTAGAAAGTGAGGAGTTTTGGAGAGATGTGGAACCCCTCAGATTAGGACGTTTGCCACATCTTCAG GATTCTGTAACTGTTGTGGGATatcctcttggaggagacacaaTTTCAGTGACAAAGGGAGTTGTATCTCGTATAGAG gTCACATCATATGCTCATGGATCATCTGATTTGTTGGGCATTCAAATTGATGCAGCAATAAATCCTG GTAATAGCGGAGGCCCGGCATTCAATGACCAAGGGGAGTGCATTGGAGTAGCATTTCAG GTCCTCAGATCTGATGAGGCTGAGAATATTGGATATGTGATTCCTACAACTGTTGTATCTCATTTTTTGACCGACTATGAAAGGAATGGCAGGTATACTG GTTTCCCTTGCCTTGGAGTACTTATACAGAAGCTAGAGAATCCTGCACTACGTGCATGGTTGAAAGTACAGTCTAATGAG GGTGTATTGGTACGTAGAGTTGAACCAACTTCTGATGCAAATAATGTATTAAAGGAG GGTGATGTGATTGTCAGCTTTGATGATGTTCGTGTTGGTAGTGAAGGAACAGTCCCATTCAGATCAAATGAGCGAATTGCCTTCCACTTCCTCATTAGTCAAAA ATTTGCAGGTGATACTGCAGAGCTTGGTATCATCAGAGCAGGGtcattaataaaaactaaagttGTTTTAAACTCACGAGTTCATTTG gTTCCCTATCACATTGATGAAGGTCAGccttcctatttaataattGCTGGTTTAGTGTTCACACCCCTCTCAGAGCCATTGATTGA GGAAGAATGTGAAGATTCTATAGGG CTAAAATTATTGGCAAGGGCACGTTATTCATTGGCAAAGTTTAAAGGGGAGCAAATTGTAATTCTTTCACAG GTATTGGCAAATGAAGTCAACATAGGTTATGAAGATATGGGCAATCAGCAG gtTGTAAAATTCAATGGAACTCGAATTAAAAACATTCATCACCTTGCGCACCTCATTGATT CATGCAAAGACAGGTATCTGCGTTTCGAATTTGAAGATAGCTATGTAGCTGTTTTAGAGAAAGAATCTGTTACCGCTGCTTCACCCTCCGTACTGAGTGATTATGGAATCCCATCTGAAAGATCGTCTGATCTTTTGAAACCATATGTGGATGCACTAGAAGTAGAAGGTGACCAACCAGCAGACGAGGAATTTGGTGATAGCCCGGTTTCAAATTATGAATTTGGCCCTGATGGACTACTCTGGGCATAA
- the LOC100799166 gene encoding protease Do-like 2, chloroplastic isoform X1, producing MAVALTSCISSSSVLFSTVKFRYSLRHRPIVASFYNNNNYPLRLSSSSSSSSKSNRQKEGVGQKKQSKDERPARGNVLEPQQTSSSKPFGIQRKNKDLIFDSKDQQVEPSALQDSAFLNAVVKVYCTHTAPDYSLPWQKQRQYTSTGSAFMIGDRKLLTNAHCVEHDTQVKVKKRGDDSKYVAKVLARGVDCDIALLSVESEEFWRDVEPLRLGRLPHLQDSVTVVGYPLGGDTISVTKGVVSRIEVTSYAHGSSDLLGIQIDAAINPGNSGGPAFNDQGECIGVAFQVLRSDEAENIGYVIPTTVVSHFLTDYERNGRYTGFPCLGVLIQKLENPALRAWLKVQSNEGVLVRRVEPTSDANNVLKEGDVIVSFDDVRVGSEGTVPFRSNERIAFHFLISQKFAGDTAELGIIRAGSLIKTKVVLNSRVHLVPYHIDEGQPSYLIIAGLVFTPLSEPLIEEECEDSIGLKLLARARYSLAKFKGEQIVILSQVLANEVNIGYEDMGNQQVVKFNGTRIKNIHHLAHLIDSCKDRYLRFEFEDSYVAVLEKESVTAASPSVLSDYGIPSERSSDLLKPYVDALEVEGDQPADEEFGDSPVSNYEFGPDGLLWA from the exons ATGGCGGTTGCACTAACGAGTTGCATTTCCTCATCCTCTGTTCTATTCTCCACAGTTAAATTCCGCTACTCACTCAGACACAGACCCATCGTCGCCTCTttctataacaataataattacccACTCCGactttcctcttcttcttcttcttcttccaaatcCAATCGACAAAAGGAAGGTGTTGGGCAGAAGAAGCAGTCAAAAGATGAAAGACCTGCAAGAGGGAATGTGCTCGAACCCCAACAAACTTCTTCTTCTAAACCTTTTGGcattcaaaggaaaaataaggACCTTATCTTCGACTCCAAGGACCAGCAG GTTGAACCGAGTGCTTTACAAGATTCGGCTTTCCTTAATGCTGTTGTGAAG GTATACTGCACCCATACTGCCCCAGATTATTCACTTCCTTGGCAAAAACAGAGACAATACACAAGTACTGGAAG TGCATTTATGATTGGAGATAGGAAACTATTAACGAATGCACACTGCGTGGAACATGATACACAG GTCAAAGTCAAGAAAAGAGGGGATGACTCAAAATATGTGGCTAAG GTTTTGGCCAGAGGTGTTGACTGCGATATAGCCTTGCTTTCAGTAGAAAGTGAGGAGTTTTGGAGAGATGTGGAACCCCTCAGATTAGGACGTTTGCCACATCTTCAG GATTCTGTAACTGTTGTGGGATatcctcttggaggagacacaaTTTCAGTGACAAAGGGAGTTGTATCTCGTATAGAG gTCACATCATATGCTCATGGATCATCTGATTTGTTGGGCATTCAAATTGATGCAGCAATAAATCCTG GTAATAGCGGAGGCCCGGCATTCAATGACCAAGGGGAGTGCATTGGAGTAGCATTTCAG GTCCTCAGATCTGATGAGGCTGAGAATATTGGATATGTGATTCCTACAACTGTTGTATCTCATTTTTTGACCGACTATGAAAGGAATGGCAGGTATACTG GTTTCCCTTGCCTTGGAGTACTTATACAGAAGCTAGAGAATCCTGCACTACGTGCATGGTTGAAAGTACAGTCTAATGAG GGTGTATTGGTACGTAGAGTTGAACCAACTTCTGATGCAAATAATGTATTAAAGGAG GGTGATGTGATTGTCAGCTTTGATGATGTTCGTGTTGGTAGTGAAGGAACAGTCCCATTCAGATCAAATGAGCGAATTGCCTTCCACTTCCTCATTAGTCAAAA ATTTGCAGGTGATACTGCAGAGCTTGGTATCATCAGAGCAGGGtcattaataaaaactaaagttGTTTTAAACTCACGAGTTCATTTG gTTCCCTATCACATTGATGAAGGTCAGccttcctatttaataattGCTGGTTTAGTGTTCACACCCCTCTCAGAGCCATTGATTGA GGAAGAATGTGAAGATTCTATAGGG CTAAAATTATTGGCAAGGGCACGTTATTCATTGGCAAAGTTTAAAGGGGAGCAAATTGTAATTCTTTCACAG GTATTGGCAAATGAAGTCAACATAGGTTATGAAGATATGGGCAATCAGCAG gtTGTAAAATTCAATGGAACTCGAATTAAAAACATTCATCACCTTGCGCACCTCATTGATT CATGCAAAGACAGGTATCTGCGTTTCGAATTTGAAGATAGCTATGTAGCTGTTTTAGAGAAAGAATCTGTTACCGCTGCTTCACCCTCCGTACTGAGTGATTATGGAATCCCATCTGAAAGATCGTCTGATCTTTTGAAACCATATGTGGATGCACTAGAAGTAGAAGGTGACCAACCAGCAGACGAGGAATTTGGTGATAGCCCGGTTTCAAATTATGAATTTGGCCCTGATGGACTACTCTGGGCATAA